Below is a window of Mycolicibacterium chitae DNA.
TGGCGACCATGGTGTAGACCGAGGTGCGCCGCGTGTCGTCGACCACCCGACGGCCCAGCCACAGCCAGGCCACCAGCATCAGCGCGACGCCGCCCCACAGCAGCACCGAGGACACCACCAGCCCGTGGCCGAAGCGCAGCCAGGACAGGCTCAGACCCTCGAGCACCGGGTCGTGCTGCCGGGTGCTGCCGGCGCCCAGGCCGCCGGCGCAGATCATCAGCGCGCCCAGGAATCCCAGCAGCGCGGGCCGGGCCTCCTCGGCGGTGCTGAATTCTCGGAGCCGTACCAGTCCGGTCGTCATCGGGAGTCGTTTCACGCCGTCCGATTGGCGGCCAGCCGGGCGAGCTCGGTGAGCCCCACCTTGGCCGCCGGGTTGATCGCGGCGCCGTCGATGGCGGCCAGCGCGGTGTCGGTCAGTTCCTCGATCCGGGACTCGACGGCCGACAGCGCGCCGACCGATTCGATGGCCGAACACAACTCGCGCACCCGGTCGTCGCTGAGGTCGGTCCCGATCGACGAGCGCAGCAGTTCGGCGGCCGCCGGATCGGTGGCGTCGGCCCGCTCGATGGCCTCGGCGAGCAGCACGGTGCGCTTGCCGGAGCGCAGGTCGTCGCCGGAGGGCTTGCCGGTGACGGCGGGATCGCCGAACACGCCGAGCACGTCGTCCCGCAGCTGGAAGGCGATCCCCAGATCGGTGCCGGCGTCGTGGAACACGGTCTGGATGTCGGGGCGGTCGGCGCCGGCGGCCGCCCCGAGTTGCAGCGGGCGGGTCACGGTGTAGCTGGCGGTCTTGTAGGTGTTGACCCGCATCGCCGAGGCGATGGTGTCCGCGCCGCTGGATTCGGCGACGATGTCGAGGTACTGGCCGCCGAGCACCTCGGTGCGGATCTGCGACCACACGTGGCGCACCCGCAGCCGCGCGTCGTCGGACAGCGGTGCGGTGGCGACGATGTCGTCGGCCCAGACCAGCGACAGGTCGCCGAGCAGGATCGCCGCGGACAGGCCGAACTGATCGGGCGACCCGGCCCAGCGGTGCTCGCGGTGCTGCGCGGCGAAGTGCATGTGCACGGTGGGCATCCCGCGCCGGGTGGCCGAGGCGTCGATGACGTCGTCGTGGATGAGCGCGCAGCCGTGCAGCAGTTCCAGCGCGCCGAACAGCAACAGCATG
It encodes the following:
- the idsA2 gene encoding bifunctional (2E,6E)-farnesyl/geranyl diphosphate synthase, which produces MVGAVTEELRVHLRERRNSAGYVGEDYDGFIAALEDFVLRGGKRVRPAFAYWGWRAVAPPDTDPLRADMLLLFGALELLHGCALIHDDVIDASATRRGMPTVHMHFAAQHREHRWAGSPDQFGLSAAILLGDLSLVWADDIVATAPLSDDARLRVRHVWSQIRTEVLGGQYLDIVAESSGADTIASAMRVNTYKTASYTVTRPLQLGAAAGADRPDIQTVFHDAGTDLGIAFQLRDDVLGVFGDPAVTGKPSGDDLRSGKRTVLLAEAIERADATDPAAAELLRSSIGTDLSDDRVRELCSAIESVGALSAVESRIEELTDTALAAIDGAAINPAAKVGLTELARLAANRTA